In one Rutidosis leptorrhynchoides isolate AG116_Rl617_1_P2 chromosome 8, CSIRO_AGI_Rlap_v1, whole genome shotgun sequence genomic region, the following are encoded:
- the LOC139863185 gene encoding uncharacterized protein codes for MLIGRRYDAIVCSSNREENVASGQLELLMLHSPEIKNLSIEGSNTHFKILPPENVNDTAWFTTTTLKRFLHIIDLPDILSVGKEICQLVETKNFQLSLSNQAEDEITSVESKNELLIAVDLRLTALKEELAAALNQAIGCRCSPKDFSDLRNFSLHIGANDLKDSIHLLTEEDSISSSEEDEQFVEQSRGLSISLTPRRSSSPMRRVQIGRSGSRRLSIKSLNNLSAIEKSKSMSQRDVANNSSEDEDSHRLTKNSGLKMSVQDKISLFESKQRDQGAVDIQKTKMTVGVKKSVLKRWSTSIGSSNDVSSPSSPNNVAPIAITEPVKTKNKTETCDETSENMSFLPEKGGLVHLRVEVNSLEHESECSQQKGDELKEFCDKLMESKPIRHQEMNCDNSKSKKLKEQKGGFYDLYKKKKEDKLKTEASGRVIEKEAKMVFTKVSSSDNRRHSENEPQKTQLINPKTTKPSPMKKTTPKSSPSRKSWPSTPSPKAARASPAFSPTGPTYRKPHVAAKVEESQPHKTTPKSTQSDSIKRNKVINEKKQSLVTENKKITKTNIQSPTKDTTATTKHRFYKNVTRKNSVVPVETKPFLRKGSGMGTSVGPFVTKTKGVVCKTEDNKLTSHNQVNHSQPTENHAIIDLEHEMVSLNSLTKCEASGSKTEMSEINSTTEEDLEISCSAWVVDEEPNQDEIVSCNESPIKLSSPTEVTPRPRVRHSLSQILFDESNESEFGAWGNAEHPPTMIYHKEEPRGLKRLLKFARKAKADSYLTDCSSPSPFSEREDNAEESRGIANFSKINIQSHQRVTEAHVSASINTTKATRSFFSLSAFRGNKTNQAKLVHR; via the exons ATGTTGATAG GTAGAAG GTACGATGCAATTGTATGCAGTAGCAACAGAGAAGAGAATGTAGCATCTGGACAGTTGGAACTGCTGATGTTGCATTCACCTGAAATTAAGAATTTGTCCATAGAAGGTTCCAACACGCACTTCAAGATTTTACCACCTGAGAATGTAAATGATACGGCCTGGTTTACGACAACTACACTAAAAAG ATTCCTACACATTATTGATTTGCCTGACATCCTTAGCGTTGgaaaagaaatttgtcaactagtGGAAACGAAAAACTTTCAACTCTCATTATCTAACCAG GCTGAAGATGAAATAACATCAGTTGAGTCGAA GAATGAGCTACTGATAGCGGTTGATTTGAGATTGACAGCATTAAAAGAGGAACTAGCTGCTGCATTGAACCAGGCTATTGGGTGCCGATGCTCACCTAAGGATTTTTCTGACTTAAGAAACTTCTCTCTTCATATTGGAGCCAATGATCTAAA GGACTCGATACACTTGTTAACAGAAGAAGATTCAATATCATCAAGCGAAGAAGATGAACAGTTTGTTGAACAAAGTCGGGGTCTTTCAATATCTTTAACACCAAGGAGGTCATCATCTCCAATGAGAAGAGTCCAAATTGGTAGATCTGGTTCTCGAAGACTGAGCATTAAAAGTCTCAACAATTTGTCTGCCATTGAAAAGTCAAAGTCAATGTCCCAAAGAGACGTGGCTAATAACAGTAGTGAAGATGAAGATTCACATAGACTCACTAAGAACAGTGGTCTAAAAATGAGCGTACAAGATAAAATCAGTCTATTTGAAAGCAAACAGAGAGACCAAGGTGCGGTTGACATTCAGAAGACAAAAATGACTGTTGGTGTTAAAAAATCTGTGCTTAAACGATGGAGTACATCAATAGGTTCTAGCAATGATGTTAGTTCTCCAAGCAGCCCTAATAATGTAGCTCCTATTGCAATAACCGAACcggttaaaactaaaaataaaaccgAAACCTGTGATGAAACATCTGAAAACATGTCATTTTTACCTGAAAAGGGAGGCTTAGTACATTTAAGGGTTGAAGTCAACTCTCTTGAACATGAAAGTGAATGTAGTCAACAAAAGGGAGACGAACTCAAAGAGTTTTGTGATAAACTGATGGAAAGCAAGCCGATTAGACATCAAGAAATGAACTGTGATAATAGCAAAAGTAAGAAGCTTAAGGAGCAAAAGGGCGGATTTTATGATCTGTATAAGAAAAAGAAGGAAGATAAGCTCAAAACGGAAGCTTCCGGAAGGGTAATTGAGAAGGAAGCCAAGATGGTTTTCACTAAAGTGAGTAGTAGTGATAATAGAAGACATTCTGAAAATGAACCACAAAAAACTCAGTTGATAAATCCCAAAACCACAAAACCTTCTCCAATGAAGAAAACTACACCAAAATCATCTCCTTCACGCAAATCATGGCCTTCGACACCATCACCGAAAGCTGCACGAGCGTCACCTGCTTTTTCTCCCACGGGACCCACTTATCGGAAACCTCATGTTGCTGCAAAAGTTGAAGAATCACAACCTCATAAGACGACACCAAAGTCAACACAGTCAGATTCTATTAAAAGAAATAAAGTTATCAATGAAAAGAAACAGTCTTTAGTGACTGAAAACAAAAAGATTACCAAAACCAACATTCAAAGTCCTACAAAAGACACTACTGCCACCACTAAACACCGTTTCTATAAAAACGTGACAAGAAAAAACAGTGTTGTTCCAGTAGAAACTAAACCTTTTCTTCGTAAAGGCTCTGGGATGGGCACTAGTGTTGGTCCATTTGTTACCAAAACAAAAGGCGTGGTCTGCAAAACAGAGGATAATAAACTAACCAGTCATAATCAGGTGAATCATTCTCAACCAACTGAAAATCATGCTATCATAGATTTGGAACACGAGATGGTTAGCCTTAATAGCCTTACAAAATGTGAGGCATCTGGTTCAAAGACTGAAATGTCTGAAATTAACTCTACAACTGAAGAAGATTTAGAAATTTCTTGTTCTGCATGGGTCGTCGATGAAGAGCCTAATCAAGATGAGATTGTTTCGTGCAATGAAAGCCCAATTAAGCTTTCGTCTCCAACCGAAGTTACACCACGTCCACGTGTTCGTCACTCGTTATCTCAAATACTTTTTGACGAAAGCAACGAATCTGAATTTGGTGCGTGGGGAAACGCTGAGCACCCTCCCACTATGATCTACCATAAAGAAGAACCAAGAGGATTAAAACGACTCTTGAAGTTTGCACGAAAAGCTAAAGCTGATTCGTATTTGACTGATTGCTCTAGCCCATCACCATTTTCCGAAAGAGAGGATAATGCTGAAGAATCTAGAG GTATAGCAAATTTTAGTAAAATCAACATTCAGAGTCATCAAAGAGTTACAGAGGCCCATGTTTCTGCTTCCATAAATACTACAAAAG CAACACGGTCATTCTTCTCTCTTTCAGCGTTCAGGGGCAACAAGACGAATCAGGCCAAGCTTGTTCATCGTTAA
- the LOC139863184 gene encoding cell division cycle 20.5, cofactor of APC complex-like has product MELELSVDPLRNWKLQADWYSPTRLHNNPVEYDFPGDRFIPNRSLMDLDQAYTLLNNKTHHPTRCNFSAEYRKLIEGNLTLDSQGRPFRMLVFRGSPKTERKSIRYIDELRRSDEENFNYNNHPHQPRKIPKKELKILDAPLIRDDFYMNVMDWGKNNVLAIGLGRNLYLWNAANESIHHLYTSNSIHDHPSSVSWSQDSKMLAVGHSRCEIDLWDAHAFKLIKRIQGHHAMVGATSWNGHILTSGSHKAILNHDVRVRNSLVSCVKAHRSQVCGLKWSMTGNLLASGGDDSVVYIWEVSRMNSARFVHRFTNHVAAVKALAWCPYNYEVLASGGGTNDGCIKLWNTQQGTCITSVNTEAQICGLEWNRHYKEIVSGHGFSSNDEVKNTLSLWKYPSMVKASDLTGHSARVLQLAQSPDGLTLMSAGADETLRLWDIFGPPPPANRPDSVLSSKAFPIR; this is encoded by the exons ATGGAATTAGAATTGAGTGTAGACCCATTAAGGAACTGGAAATTGCAAGCAGATTGGTACTCTCCAACTCGTCTCCACAATAATCCGGTCGAATACGATTTTCCG GGTGATCGTTTTATACCCAACAGGAGTTTGATGGATCTTGATCAAGCTTATACCCTGTTGAACAACAAAACCCATCATCCCACCAGATGCAATTTCAGt GCAGAATACCGAAAACTAATAGAAGGGAATCTGACTTTAGATAGTCAAGGAAGACCCTTTAGGATGCTTGTTTTCAGAGGAAGTCCCAAAACGGAACGAAAATCAATTCGTTATATTGATGAACTTCGTCGTAGCGATGAAGAAAATTTTAACTACAATAACCACCCACATCAACCCAGAAAAATCCCAAAG AAAGAACTCAAAATACTCGATGCACCACTTATCCGAGACGATTTCTACATGAATGTAATGGATTGGGGGAAGAATAACGTGCTTGCGATTGGACTGGGACGAAATTTGTATCTTTGGAATGCTGCTAATGAAAGCATACATCATCTATATACATCCAACAGCATACATGATCATCCTTCAAGTGTCTCATGGTCTCAAGACAGCAAAATGCTTGCAGTTGGTCATTCACGTTGCGAGATCGATCTCTGGGATGCACACGCGTTTAAACTC ATTAAAAGAATACAAGGTCATCATGCAATGGTAGGCGCAACTTCATGGAACGGGCACATTTTAACATCAGGCAGTCACAAAGCCATTTTGAACCACGacg TGAGGGTAAGAAACAGTTTGGTGTCGTGTGTAAAGGCGCACAGGAGTCAAGTATGTGGGTTGAAATGGTCAATGACAGGCAACTTATTGGCTAGTGGTGGTGACGATAGTGTTGTGTACATATGGGAAGTGTCTAGGATGAACTCGGCTCGGTTCGTGCACCGGTTTACGAACCATGTGGCTGCAGTCAAGGCTCTAGCTTGGTGCCCTTATAACTATGAAGTCTTAGCATCTGGTGGTGGCACAAATGATGGGTGCATTAAGTTATGGAACACTCAACAAGGCACTTGTATTACTAGTGTCAACACTGAAGCACAG ATTTGTGGGTTAGAATGGAACAGGCATTATAAGGAGATAGTAAGTGGGCATGGGTTTAGCTCAAATGATGAAGTTAAGAACACATTGTCTCTATGGAAGTACCCTTCAATGGTTAAAGCTTCTGACTTAACGGGCCACTCGGCACGGGTGTTACAGCTGGCGCAGAGCCCGGATGGGTTGACTTTGATGTCGGCTGGTGCTGATGAAACGCTTCGGTTATGGGATATATTTGGACCACCACCGCCCGCTAACAGACCAGATAGTGTTCTATCATCAAAAGCATTCCCTATAAGGTGA